Proteins found in one Candidatus Gastranaerophilales bacterium genomic segment:
- the fliG gene encoding flagellar motor switch protein FliG, which produces MINFKNMSNTQKVAALLIVLGPTTAAEILKNIQDDDLIEQITMDIASLNKVPPEALDEVLEEFYSLFQASSYLSLGGMNYAQTLLERVYGLERSQMVLNKLLSAMHSNPFEFFNDADPSQLATSFQNENPQLIALVLAYLKPDKAAQVMNSLPPKIQAAVSVKIAEMDRTNPEILSEVEKIVEQKFSSVVTQDFSKAGGVESLANILNRADRSTEKVIIETLEFQDPELAEQVRELMFVFEDIILLDDRSIQRLLREIDSRELALALKGANTEVKEKIFKNMSERAGEMLKDDMEYMGPVRAKEVQEAQSKIVSVLRALESSGEIIIMRAGAEDEFIV; this is translated from the coding sequence ATGATAAATTTTAAAAACATGTCAAATACACAGAAAGTTGCAGCCCTGCTTATAGTTTTGGGACCTACCACTGCCGCTGAAATATTAAAAAACATTCAGGACGATGATTTAATCGAACAAATTACCATGGATATAGCAAGCCTGAATAAAGTTCCGCCGGAGGCGTTAGATGAAGTGCTTGAGGAATTTTATTCTTTGTTTCAGGCAAGCAGTTATTTGTCTTTAGGCGGTATGAATTATGCCCAAACGCTTTTAGAGCGTGTATACGGACTTGAAAGGTCACAGATGGTTTTGAACAAGCTTTTGTCTGCTATGCATTCAAACCCGTTTGAATTTTTCAATGATGCCGACCCTTCTCAGCTTGCAACTTCTTTCCAAAATGAGAACCCCCAGCTTATAGCTTTGGTTTTGGCTTATTTAAAACCTGATAAAGCAGCACAGGTCATGAACAGTTTGCCGCCTAAAATCCAGGCTGCAGTATCTGTTAAGATAGCTGAAATGGACAGAACCAACCCTGAAATTTTGAGCGAAGTAGAAAAAATAGTTGAACAAAAATTCTCTTCTGTTGTAACTCAGGACTTTTCAAAGGCAGGCGGTGTGGAGTCTTTGGCAAATATATTGAACAGAGCCGACCGCTCTACCGAAAAAGTTATTATTGAAACGTTGGAATTCCAGGACCCTGAATTGGCAGAGCAGGTGCGTGAGCTTATGTTTGTATTTGAAGATATTATTCTGCTTGATGACAGATCAATCCAAAGACTTCTTAGGGAAATTGATTCACGTGAACTCGCTTTAGCCCTTAAAGGTGCGAATACTGAAGTAAAAGAAAAGATTTTCAAAAATATGTCCGAGCGTGCGGGTGAAATGCTTAAAGACGATATGGAATATATGGGGCCTGTTCGTGCGAAAGAAGTTCAGGAAGCACAAAGCAAAATTGTTTCTGTATTGCGCGCATTGGAATCTTCAGGCGAAATTATAATTATGAGAGCCGGAGCTGAGGATGAGTTCATTGTATAA
- a CDS encoding response regulator transcription factor, which produces MKRAKLNSSIQVLVVDDNYDHAAGIRGIASLDGGFDVVGIATNADVCLGMVKKYKPDVILMDINMPDVDGITLIQKIKKIDSESRIIAVTGYDDSDLIYRVMKEGAKGYILKTMASSQLIQGVIEVANGKIFMPSIIVSKFFEHFQTVVNEDSCPLSNEENLLNYLTQREEEVLDLLTQGITYKGVANQLFISETTVKTHVNNIFQKLQVNDRTQAVLYAINNGLVKKMRTNKIRLAV; this is translated from the coding sequence ATGAAAAGAGCTAAGTTAAATTCGAGCATTCAGGTGCTTGTAGTTGATGACAATTATGATCATGCCGCGGGTATTAGAGGGATTGCAAGCTTAGATGGAGGATTTGATGTTGTAGGGATTGCTACTAACGCAGACGTTTGTCTCGGTATGGTAAAAAAGTACAAACCCGATGTAATTCTAATGGATATTAACATGCCTGACGTTGATGGTATTACACTTATACAAAAAATCAAAAAAATTGATTCTGAATCAAGAATCATTGCTGTAACAGGTTATGATGATTCTGACTTAATCTACAGAGTTATGAAAGAAGGCGCAAAAGGTTACATCCTTAAAACAATGGCTTCATCACAGCTAATTCAGGGTGTTATAGAAGTTGCCAACGGCAAAATATTTATGCCTTCCATTATTGTCTCCAAGTTTTTTGAACACTTCCAGACTGTTGTTAATGAGGATAGCTGTCCGCTGTCAAATGAAGAAAATCTGTTAAATTACTTAACACAACGCGAAGAAGAAGTTTTAGATTTATTAACTCAGGGTATTACATATAAAGGTGTTGCCAATCAATTGTTTATAAGCGAAACTACCGTAAAAACCCACGTTAATAATATATTTCAAAAACTTCAGGTGAATGACAGAACCCAGGCGGTATTGTATGCTATAAACAACGGATTAGTTAAAAAAATGAGAACTAATAAAATCCGTTTGGCTGTATAG
- the flgC gene encoding flagellar basal body rod protein FlgC: MSFNSLDISATGLYAQRLKMDAISSNIANINTTRKPDGSLGPYVKKNVVFSAIYDQARQGPLLPSQDLSPGYDSMSGSIKLKGSVSFDSPLVAQGVTVSQIEDDKQPFKTVYDPSHPDANEDGFVQVPNINIVNEMVDMMVANRAYEANIASIEASKSMINNALKI, encoded by the coding sequence ATGAGTTTTAATTCTTTAGACATTTCAGCAACAGGCTTATATGCCCAACGGTTAAAAATGGATGCTATATCAAGTAATATAGCCAACATTAACACTACAAGAAAGCCCGACGGGTCGTTAGGACCTTATGTGAAGAAGAATGTGGTTTTCTCAGCTATTTATGACCAGGCAAGACAAGGTCCGCTGCTGCCTTCTCAGGATTTGTCGCCCGGATATGATTCGATGTCAGGCAGCATTAAGCTAAAGGGCAGTGTATCCTTTGATTCGCCTTTGGTTGCGCAGGGCGTTACCGTTAGTCAGATTGAAGATGATAAGCAGCCGTTTAAGACGGTTTATGACCCGTCGCATCCTGACGCAAATGAAGACGGTTTTGTTCAGGTTCCTAATATTAATATAGTAAATGAAATGGTCGATATGATGGTGGCAAACAGAGCTTATGAGGCTAATATTGCTTCGATTGAAGCCTCTAAAAGTATGATTAACAACGCATTAAAAATATAG
- a CDS encoding FliH/SctL family protein: MYKRIQSDSIKLGESFILSGETQEDEVKNLTMQKKLLNDEVGILQAKIDELNDRLKDSLHQKEHMLSDAKKLVEDIKLKADIKANEIIQEASMKKEEIFQEARNEGVEEGFKKGYEDGIENFKQECIKRIESLNALTNAAFEVKNEIVFSSEKEIIELAMLIASKVVQVEFVNNAECFKNMTTTALSMLKEKEDIKIVVNPRLLEYASEFAEELKARITNLDRIKIIQDKTVSSDGVVVESLSSRIDARISSQIEKLSRVLLAAKNMDETVDEQVEKQIQSKLSKNKNKDKDV; encoded by the coding sequence TTGTATAAAAGGATACAAAGCGATTCTATAAAACTTGGGGAGTCTTTTATTTTATCCGGCGAAACCCAGGAGGATGAAGTTAAAAATCTTACCATGCAAAAGAAACTGCTTAACGATGAGGTTGGTATTTTGCAGGCTAAAATTGATGAGCTTAATGACCGGCTTAAAGACTCTTTGCACCAAAAAGAACATATGCTTTCCGATGCTAAAAAACTTGTTGAGGATATAAAACTCAAAGCGGATATCAAAGCTAATGAAATTATTCAGGAAGCTAGTATGAAAAAAGAAGAAATTTTTCAGGAAGCAAGGAACGAAGGCGTAGAAGAAGGCTTTAAAAAAGGTTATGAAGACGGGATTGAAAACTTTAAGCAAGAATGCATCAAACGGATAGAGTCTTTAAATGCGCTTACTAACGCCGCTTTTGAAGTGAAAAATGAGATTGTTTTTTCATCGGAAAAAGAAATAATAGAGCTTGCCATGCTTATAGCTTCCAAGGTTGTACAGGTGGAATTTGTTAACAATGCAGAGTGCTTTAAAAATATGACAACAACGGCTCTTTCCATGCTCAAGGAAAAAGAAGATATAAAAATAGTTGTAAATCCAAGATTATTAGAGTATGCATCAGAATTTGCAGAGGAATTGAAGGCGAGAATAACAAACCTTGACCGGATAAAAATTATTCAGGACAAGACAGTTTCTTCTGACGGGGTTGTGGTAGAGAGTTTAAGTTCAAGGATTGATGCAAGAATTTCTTCGCAGATAGAGAAGCTCTCAAGGGTGCTTTTAGCTGCAAAAAATATGGACGAAACTGTCGATGAGCAGGTAGAGAAGCAAATTCAAAGTAAATTATCAAAAAATAAAAATAAAGATAAAGATGTTTGA
- a CDS encoding N-acetylneuraminate synthase family protein yields the protein MANSVKIGHSIVGDAHPCFIIAEIGINHNGCIKTAKKLIDLAQTSGCNAVKFQKRTIDVVYTQEELAMPRPNPFGETNGDLKRGLEFGYEQYAEIDKYCKEKNMTWFASCWDEASVDFIEQFNPPCYKISSASLTDDNLLKYTRAKGKPILLSTGMSMVEEIDHAVAVLGVKDLIIYHCTSTYPTDNNEINLNAIAFLKQRYNVPVGFSGHERGVLPSVLSVAMGACSVERHITIDRTMWGSDHAASLEPVGICRLVRDIRLTPMILGDGKKTVYESEKPIIKKLRRVKSGVSV from the coding sequence ATGGCAAATAGTGTAAAAATCGGACATTCAATAGTAGGTGACGCTCATCCATGTTTTATTATTGCAGAGATTGGTATTAATCATAACGGATGTATTAAAACCGCAAAAAAACTTATAGATCTTGCGCAGACAAGCGGTTGTAATGCGGTCAAATTTCAAAAAAGAACCATAGATGTTGTATACACTCAGGAAGAGCTTGCTATGCCTCGTCCTAATCCTTTCGGTGAAACTAACGGGGATTTAAAAAGAGGGCTTGAGTTCGGTTATGAACAATATGCTGAAATCGATAAATATTGCAAAGAAAAAAATATGACCTGGTTTGCATCCTGTTGGGATGAAGCTTCAGTTGATTTTATAGAACAATTTAATCCGCCCTGCTATAAAATTTCTTCAGCATCTTTGACAGATGATAACCTTCTTAAATATACCAGGGCAAAAGGCAAGCCTATTCTGCTTTCTACCGGCATGAGTATGGTTGAGGAAATTGACCATGCCGTAGCGGTTTTAGGTGTTAAAGATTTAATTATTTACCATTGTACTTCTACGTATCCTACGGACAACAATGAGATTAACTTAAATGCCATAGCATTTCTGAAACAAAGATACAATGTGCCTGTAGGTTTTAGCGGGCATGAAAGAGGCGTATTGCCTTCAGTTTTATCCGTTGCAATGGGGGCATGTTCGGTAGAGCGCCATATCACCATTGACAGGACAATGTGGGGGTCAGACCATGCTGCAAGCTTGGAGCCTGTTGGTATTTGCAGGCTTGTTCGTGATATAAGGCTTACCCCAATGATACTTGGCGATGGTAAAAAGACTGTTTATGAAAGTGAAAAACCTATCATTAAAAAGTTAAGAAGAGTAAAAAGCGGCGTAAGTGTATGA
- the fliF gene encoding flagellar basal-body MS-ring/collar protein FliF, which produces MNNYLNLIFSDIKKLWDGLELFQKVSICVLVIAAVAAMVFFVTKSTEPNWSVLYSDLQENDVVNVTESLKKNGYKYKLSDDKKTILVPVDQKEDLRIFVAENDIIKDSSPGFELLDKVQLGATDFQNKLTKQRIYQGELTRTIERISGVQKARIQLADPERSVFSDNDEEPSASVMLVLVPGVTLKTEQVKAIKNLVAYGVPRLKPEKVFLSDQNGDVLSDEIHKNSNDIETYKTTFEKNTAKKITKVLERIVGSDNVSVEVSADINFDSAKATIEKYVPLDGSNEGILASTQSETELYDKGSNKPQTAQNQTETQTANVNDKTMNYQKNKMISNYNVSKEIKQVVYAPGSVNRMTVAVAINKILTEEESKELQDLVISAAGANIERGDIVKITSMEFSGLDAEQVNASKMMKEIQTENQVNFWVTKIGPLLVVLILGLFALFIIKSMLKKPYQGEVVRENPSYDEYDDYAMQEAELERLAQESQQLLSTSNMPILEAKLAPELEMMKSQLNNMIMTNPEDASRLILSFIKD; this is translated from the coding sequence TTGAATAACTATTTAAATTTAATTTTTTCCGATATAAAAAAATTGTGGGACGGCTTGGAACTGTTCCAGAAAGTTTCCATTTGTGTACTGGTTATAGCTGCTGTTGCCGCTATGGTATTTTTTGTTACCAAGTCTACAGAACCTAATTGGTCTGTGCTTTATAGCGATTTGCAGGAGAATGATGTTGTCAATGTAACAGAGAGCCTTAAGAAAAACGGCTATAAATACAAGCTTAGCGATGATAAAAAAACTATTTTGGTGCCTGTTGACCAAAAAGAAGATTTGAGGATATTTGTTGCCGAAAATGATATTATAAAAGACAGTTCTCCCGGATTTGAACTTTTGGACAAAGTACAGCTCGGAGCGACAGATTTTCAGAATAAACTTACAAAACAAAGAATTTATCAAGGCGAATTAACCAGAACTATTGAACGTATAAGCGGTGTTCAAAAAGCAAGAATTCAGCTTGCAGACCCTGAGCGTTCGGTTTTTTCCGATAATGATGAAGAACCCTCTGCAAGTGTTATGCTGGTTTTAGTACCGGGCGTTACTCTTAAGACAGAGCAGGTTAAAGCGATAAAGAATTTAGTCGCTTACGGAGTTCCGCGCTTAAAACCCGAGAAGGTCTTTCTAAGCGACCAAAACGGTGATGTATTAAGTGATGAAATACATAAAAACTCAAATGACATAGAAACTTATAAAACTACTTTTGAAAAAAATACCGCAAAAAAAATAACTAAAGTTTTAGAACGTATAGTCGGCTCTGATAATGTTTCGGTAGAAGTAAGCGCGGATATTAACTTTGACAGTGCAAAAGCCACAATAGAAAAATATGTTCCTCTGGACGGCAGTAATGAGGGTATTTTAGCTTCTACACAATCAGAAACGGAACTTTATGATAAAGGTTCAAATAAGCCGCAAACAGCACAAAATCAAACTGAAACGCAAACGGCTAATGTTAATGATAAAACTATGAACTATCAAAAAAATAAGATGATAAGTAACTATAATGTATCCAAGGAAATTAAACAGGTTGTATATGCCCCGGGTTCTGTTAACAGAATGACTGTTGCCGTCGCGATAAATAAAATTTTAACGGAAGAAGAATCAAAAGAGCTGCAGGATTTGGTTATTTCGGCGGCAGGCGCTAATATCGAAAGAGGTGATATCGTAAAAATCACCAGCATGGAATTCTCCGGGTTAGATGCGGAGCAGGTAAATGCGAGCAAGATGATGAAAGAAATACAAACCGAAAATCAGGTGAATTTTTGGGTAACAAAAATAGGTCCGTTACTTGTCGTATTAATTTTGGGGTTATTTGCGTTATTTATAATCAAGTCAATGTTGAAAAAACCTTATCAAGGTGAAGTAGTTAGAGAAAATCCATCGTATGACGAGTATGATGATTATGCAATGCAGGAAGCCGAGCTTGAAAGATTAGCCCAGGAATCCCAACAGCTGCTTAGCACTTCAAATATGCCTATATTAGAAGCTAAGCTTGCGCCCGAGCTTGAAATGATGAAGTCTCAGCTTAATAATATGATTATGACAAACCCTGAAGATGCTTCAAGATTAATATTATCGTTCATTAAGGATTAA
- the fliE gene encoding flagellar hook-basal body complex protein FliE: MQFGDISNLADFNPMANFKSDSSNLLGSNKVLQGHISVEMPKFEHITDEQLKEDLKALSIDGVKSSEATPDKLYKSFSSALSDGLQNVNNLQKESEDLTQFFASGGNVDIHSVMIASQKAGLGLEMATQLRNKIVGAYKEITRMQF, from the coding sequence ATGCAGTTTGGGGATATTTCAAATTTAGCGGATTTTAATCCGATGGCGAATTTTAAATCGGATAGCAGCAATTTGCTGGGTTCTAATAAAGTTTTACAAGGGCATATTTCTGTTGAAATGCCGAAGTTTGAACACATAACCGATGAGCAGTTGAAAGAAGATTTAAAAGCGCTTTCTATCGACGGTGTTAAATCTTCAGAGGCGACTCCGGACAAATTGTATAAATCTTTTAGCTCGGCATTGTCTGACGGTTTGCAAAATGTTAATAACCTGCAAAAAGAGTCGGAAGATTTAACACAATTTTTTGCTTCAGGCGGGAATGTTGATATACACAGTGTTATGATAGCTTCCCAAAAAGCAGGACTGGGGCTTGAAATGGCGACACAGCTAAGAAATAAAATCGTAGGAGCATATAAAGAAATAACAAGAATGCAGTTTTAA
- a CDS encoding HAD hydrolase family protein yields the protein MINLPKDIEYIITDFDGVMTDGFVYIKDGSSDFTKRINFKDVMAVSIAQKNGYRVAIISGDEGSIIDYIADKFKLQEVHTNIRDKKEVLQQILYRHNIDKKKVVFVGDDVNDIECLKYVGFPVTVQNANSKVKTLEGIQITEAEGGNGAFREIIDALVD from the coding sequence ATGATAAATTTACCTAAAGATATTGAGTATATCATTACCGATTTTGACGGTGTAATGACGGATGGCTTTGTTTATATAAAAGACGGCAGCAGTGATTTTACAAAGCGTATTAACTTCAAAGATGTAATGGCTGTTTCTATTGCACAAAAAAACGGATATAGAGTAGCTATTATTTCAGGTGATGAAGGCTCTATAATAGATTACATAGCAGATAAGTTTAAACTTCAGGAAGTTCACACCAATATTCGTGATAAAAAAGAAGTTTTGCAGCAAATTCTGTATCGCCATAATATAGATAAGAAAAAAGTTGTTTTTGTCGGTGATGATGTTAATGATATTGAGTGTTTGAAGTATGTAGGCTTTCCTGTTACCGTTCAGAACGCCAATTCTAAAGTTAAAACACTTGAAGGTATTCAAATAACGGAAGCTGAAGGCGGCAACGGCGCTTTTAGAGAGATTATAGATGCGTTGGTGGACTAG
- a CDS encoding HAMP domain-containing sensor histidine kinase has product MINTVRNVSLFPLFEDFPNLYVKQTVLSLFRTLLETIMDLRSESVVVLKTDNLDGIEGILTRLSYSNAKIFSYDDTSAYNNFEIMQDNNVKFEESFVLIMADRFSVVLAWAPTDTKGFFNACITMSSAVVGEVYEVIKINSEFAPVEKHVSKLQLDRRGNVIFDAILNKLLLKVEDYQRDLICANNEIQEYNILEEKDVRNILRNYSHELRNPVGMLGVYGKILNSHIEKIKNGQSDISSLESAQRASEVIINAIETIESTLSEMSNYSREIKLNIKKESLKDVISNVVDFASPSFKQKEVSIIFDAKCDVEVNIDRHKIYQIMLNLLKNALEATDPYKSVKVVLDKVDNNACITIKDEGHGVSPEILPKIFRPYFTTKENSSGIGLAFSKDIIEKHGGELDLLTNSENGCEFIIKLH; this is encoded by the coding sequence ATGATTAATACCGTAAGAAATGTATCTTTATTTCCGTTATTTGAAGATTTTCCAAATTTGTACGTTAAGCAAACAGTTTTGAGCCTTTTTAGAACGCTGCTTGAAACAATAATGGATTTAAGAAGTGAAAGCGTAGTTGTTTTAAAAACGGATAATTTAGACGGTATTGAAGGTATTCTGACAAGACTTTCATATTCTAACGCCAAAATCTTCAGCTATGATGATACCAGCGCATATAATAACTTTGAAATTATGCAGGATAACAATGTTAAGTTTGAAGAAAGTTTTGTACTGATTATGGCGGACAGGTTTTCGGTTGTACTGGCTTGGGCGCCTACTGATACAAAAGGTTTCTTTAATGCCTGTATAACAATGAGTTCAGCTGTTGTCGGCGAAGTTTACGAAGTTATAAAGATAAATTCTGAATTTGCTCCTGTTGAAAAACATGTATCTAAATTGCAGCTTGACCGAAGAGGCAACGTTATATTTGATGCAATATTGAATAAACTTCTGCTTAAAGTTGAAGATTATCAAAGAGATTTGATTTGTGCAAATAATGAAATTCAGGAATACAATATTCTCGAAGAAAAAGATGTAAGAAATATTCTGCGCAACTATTCGCATGAGCTTAGAAATCCCGTCGGAATGCTCGGGGTTTACGGCAAAATCTTAAATTCTCACATCGAAAAAATCAAAAACGGTCAAAGTGATATTTCTTCTTTGGAGTCGGCACAACGAGCGTCAGAGGTAATTATAAATGCTATTGAAACGATAGAAAGCACACTGTCCGAGATGTCCAATTACTCAAGAGAAATCAAATTGAATATCAAAAAAGAAAGCCTAAAAGACGTTATATCTAATGTAGTCGACTTTGCTTCGCCGTCATTTAAACAAAAAGAAGTAAGTATAATTTTTGATGCGAAATGTGATGTTGAAGTTAATATTGACAGGCATAAAATTTATCAGATTATGCTAAATCTTTTGAAAAATGCACTTGAGGCTACTGACCCTTATAAGTCCGTAAAAGTTGTATTGGATAAAGTTGACAACAATGCATGCATCACAATTAAAGACGAAGGTCATGGGGTAAGTCCGGAAATTTTACCTAAGATATTTCGTCCATACTTTACTACCAAGGAAAACAGTTCGGGTATAGGGCTTGCATTTTCTAAAGATATTATAGAAAAACACGGCGGAGAATTAGACCTGCTGACAAACAGTGAAAACGGGTGCGAGTTTATTATAAAGCTTCACTAA
- the dapA gene encoding 4-hydroxy-tetrahydrodipicolinate synthase, translating into MTKRFEIGSVITAMVTPFKEDLTIDYNALEKLVHHLINNGSDTILVAGTTGESPTLTHKEELDLLKAVKEISQGRVKIMMGAGSNCTQTAAEQSKRVAALGVDAILSVVPYYNKPSQEGMIKHFGDIAKSVNLPIMLYNIPGRTGVNMLPETIAAIAEENKTIFAVKQSNGDLDQVSEIVSLVPDGFDVFSGDDSLTLPMMALGAAGVVSVASHIIGSEIKEMIELFKAGKVQEAKDLHIKLYPVFKKIFMAPNPTPIKCALANRGILNDFVRSPLVSLNSKQREELLAITQ; encoded by the coding sequence ATGACAAAAAGATTTGAAATCGGCAGCGTGATAACAGCAATGGTAACTCCTTTCAAGGAAGATTTAACCATTGATTACAATGCGCTTGAAAAACTTGTCCACCATCTCATAAACAATGGTTCGGATACAATACTTGTAGCAGGTACGACAGGAGAATCACCTACTTTAACACATAAGGAAGAATTGGACTTGCTCAAAGCAGTAAAAGAAATATCTCAGGGCAGAGTAAAAATTATGATGGGTGCCGGCTCAAACTGTACACAAACGGCGGCAGAACAATCTAAAAGGGTTGCAGCCTTAGGCGTAGATGCAATTTTGAGCGTAGTACCTTACTATAACAAGCCTTCTCAGGAAGGTATGATTAAACACTTCGGAGATATAGCGAAAAGCGTAAACCTTCCCATTATGTTATATAATATTCCGGGCAGAACAGGAGTTAATATGCTGCCTGAAACCATTGCGGCTATCGCTGAAGAAAATAAAACTATCTTTGCGGTAAAACAATCTAACGGTGATTTAGACCAGGTAAGCGAAATAGTTTCTTTAGTACCTGACGGATTTGATGTTTTCAGCGGCGATGATTCACTCACCCTGCCTATGATGGCGCTTGGTGCAGCAGGGGTAGTGAGTGTTGCTTCTCATATTATAGGCAGCGAAATAAAAGAAATGATAGAACTGTTTAAAGCAGGTAAAGTACAAGAAGCAAAAGACCTCCATATAAAACTATACCCTGTATTTAAAAAAATATTTATGGCGCCTAATCCAACGCCTATTAAATGCGCTCTTGCCAACAGAGGAATATTAAATGACTTTGTAAGAAGCCCTCTTGTCAGTTTAAACAGCAAACAAAGAGAAGAACTTTTGGCAATTACACAATAA
- the fliI gene encoding flagellar protein export ATPase FliI, giving the protein MFDLTKYKNLIKETNSMNEIGKVIQVIGLVIEADGPAASIGDLCHIYTDSSALPIFAEVVGFKENKILLMPLGDMEGLKPGSIVMNTQAPMQIKVGHELLGRVLDGLGNPIDANVQVKSNKFYSTNKPNINPLARKRIDEPLSLGIRSVDGFMTVGKGQRMGIFAGSGVGKSTTLAMIARNTTADLNVIALIGERGREVREFIENSLGEEGLSRSVVVVATSEQPSLVKIKAAYVATAIAEYFRDCGHDVLFMLDSMTRISMAQREVGLAVGEPPATRGYTPSVFALMPKLMERTGAGEKGTITGLYTILVEGDDFNEPISDTARSILDGHIMLSRELAHKNHYPAVDVLQSISRVMTDITTKEHKAAAGKLRNLLAVYQKNADLINIGAYIKGTDANVDKALELNEPINDFLRQGLDEKTPYDETIERIMQIAES; this is encoded by the coding sequence ATGTTTGATTTAACAAAATACAAAAATTTAATAAAAGAAACTAATTCTATGAATGAAATAGGCAAAGTCATTCAGGTAATAGGTCTTGTTATAGAAGCCGACGGACCTGCTGCCAGTATCGGCGATTTATGCCATATTTATACGGATTCTTCTGCCCTGCCTATTTTTGCCGAAGTCGTAGGGTTTAAAGAAAACAAAATTCTTCTTATGCCGCTTGGTGATATGGAAGGCTTAAAGCCGGGGTCAATTGTTATGAATACTCAGGCACCCATGCAGATAAAAGTCGGGCATGAGCTTTTAGGCAGAGTTTTAGACGGTCTGGGAAATCCTATAGATGCTAACGTTCAGGTAAAGTCCAATAAATTTTATTCTACCAATAAGCCTAATATAAACCCTCTTGCGAGAAAAAGAATTGATGAGCCGTTATCTTTGGGCATACGCTCTGTAGACGGATTTATGACAGTCGGTAAAGGTCAGCGTATGGGGATTTTTGCAGGCTCGGGCGTCGGTAAGAGTACGACTTTGGCTATGATAGCAAGAAATACAACCGCAGACTTAAATGTAATAGCGCTTATAGGAGAACGCGGACGTGAAGTCAGGGAATTTATTGAAAACTCACTTGGTGAAGAAGGCTTAAGCCGTTCCGTAGTAGTTGTTGCTACAAGTGAACAGCCTTCTTTGGTTAAAATAAAAGCCGCTTATGTTGCCACCGCTATTGCGGAGTATTTTAGGGATTGCGGGCATGATGTTTTATTTATGCTTGATTCGATGACCCGTATTTCAATGGCTCAGCGTGAAGTCGGACTTGCTGTCGGTGAACCTCCCGCAACGAGAGGTTACACTCCTTCTGTATTTGCCCTTATGCCTAAGCTTATGGAACGGACGGGCGCAGGTGAAAAAGGAACCATTACGGGTCTTTATACAATATTAGTTGAAGGTGATGATTTTAATGAACCTATTTCTGATACCGCAAGAAGTATTCTTGACGGGCACATAATGTTATCAAGGGAGCTGGCTCACAAAAACCACTATCCTGCCGTGGATGTTCTTCAAAGTATAAGCCGTGTAATGACTGATATTACTACAAAAGAACATAAAGCAGCAGCGGGTAAACTCAGAAACTTGCTCGCTGTTTACCAAAAAAATGCCGACCTCATTAATATAGGCGCGTATATTAAAGGTACTGACGCTAACGTAGATAAAGCGCTTGAGTTAAATGAGCCTATAAATGACTTTTTAAGACAAGGTCTTGATGAAAAGACCCCTTATGATGAAACTATAGAGCGTATAATGCAAATTGCCGAATCTTAG
- the flgB gene encoding flagellar basal body rod protein FlgB, producing the protein MDFTSNTTSKIVEKAMDGLSARQKAISANIANSQTDNYTRVDVQFEDQLKNIMANERMQEQVKLNNSYASLKPMSVNVGILPNSYASDVIMEADNFKSFAPEDIIDTDSPVISSGNNVNIEAEMVELAKNSSKYNVLAQLQSKYFKKMEDQFKSASTL; encoded by the coding sequence ATGGATTTTACGTCAAACACAACTTCAAAAATTGTTGAAAAGGCAATGGACGGACTGTCTGCAAGACAAAAAGCCATAAGCGCTAATATTGCCAATTCTCAAACCGACAACTATACAAGGGTTGATGTTCAGTTTGAGGACCAGTTAAAAAATATAATGGCAAATGAAAGAATGCAAGAGCAGGTAAAGCTAAACAACTCTTATGCTTCACTAAAACCGATGAGTGTCAATGTCGGTATTTTACCGAATTCTTATGCATCAGATGTAATAATGGAAGCCGACAATTTTAAATCCTTTGCTCCGGAGGATATTATTGACACGGATTCGCCTGTTATCAGCAGCGGGAATAATGTTAACATAGAAGCGGAGATGGTTGAGCTTGCTAAAAATTCTTCAAAGTATAATGTTTTAGCGCAGCTGCAGTCAAAATACTTTAAGAAAATGGAAGATCAGTTTAAATCAGCGAGTACGTTATAA